A stretch of Heliomicrobium undosum DNA encodes these proteins:
- the aroA gene encoding 3-phosphoshikimate 1-carboxyvinyltransferase: MQTASLKRLAVQPGPPLRGETEVPGDKSISHRAVMFGALAKGVTRVHRFLPGQDCLSTIDCFRKLGVRIEQPSPSEVVVYGQGPGGLKEPSEVLDVGNSGTTIRLMTGILSGLPFLSVVTGDGSIRRRPMGRVTRPLLEMGASIWGRENATKAPLAINGASMALEAIHYNSPVASAQVKSAVLLAGLFAEGRTSVREPLVSRDHTERMLAAFGAKIGRSEDGLTASVEGFPELRAQEVEVPGDISSAAFLLVAASIVPGSELVLYNIGVNPTRDGIIEVLRAMGGDVQVENAREVAGELVADLIVRSAPLKGTTIGGAIIPRLIDELPIIAVAALFAEGTTEIRDAAEMRVKETDRIAVMAGELRKLGADIEERPDGMIIRGGASLRGAETESHGDHRVAMALAVAGLLAEGETVINDAASIDVSFPGFAELLETLRRGA; the protein is encoded by the coding sequence ATGCAAACAGCATCGCTCAAACGCCTTGCCGTACAACCGGGTCCCCCTTTGCGCGGCGAAACGGAGGTCCCCGGCGACAAGTCCATCTCCCACCGCGCCGTCATGTTCGGGGCGCTGGCCAAGGGCGTGACACGGGTTCACCGGTTCCTGCCCGGTCAGGATTGCCTTTCCACCATCGATTGTTTCCGTAAACTCGGTGTCCGGATCGAACAGCCCTCTCCGTCCGAGGTGGTCGTCTACGGCCAAGGACCGGGGGGCTTGAAAGAACCCTCGGAGGTGCTCGATGTGGGCAACTCGGGCACCACGATCCGGTTGATGACCGGCATCCTCAGCGGCCTGCCCTTTTTGTCCGTGGTGACCGGCGACGGCTCCATCCGGCGGCGGCCCATGGGGCGCGTCACCCGGCCGCTGCTGGAGATGGGCGCGTCCATCTGGGGTCGCGAGAATGCGACCAAGGCGCCCCTGGCCATCAACGGCGCATCGATGGCCTTGGAAGCCATCCACTACAACAGCCCGGTAGCCAGCGCCCAGGTCAAGTCGGCCGTGCTCCTGGCGGGGCTGTTCGCCGAAGGGCGAACCAGCGTCCGGGAGCCCCTGGTTTCGCGGGATCATACGGAGCGGATGCTGGCCGCTTTTGGCGCCAAGATCGGGCGGTCTGAGGACGGCTTGACGGCATCTGTAGAGGGCTTCCCCGAACTGCGCGCCCAGGAGGTGGAGGTCCCCGGCGACATCTCATCAGCGGCCTTTTTACTTGTCGCCGCTTCCATCGTGCCCGGTTCCGAATTGGTCCTCTACAACATCGGCGTCAACCCGACGCGGGATGGCATCATCGAGGTGCTGCGGGCCATGGGCGGTGATGTGCAGGTGGAAAATGCCCGTGAGGTCGCCGGTGAGCTCGTGGCCGACCTCATCGTCCGGAGCGCCCCTTTAAAAGGGACGACCATCGGTGGGGCCATCATCCCCCGTCTTATCGACGAACTGCCGATCATCGCCGTGGCCGCCCTCTTTGCGGAGGGGACGACGGAGATCCGCGACGCCGCCGAGATGCGGGTGAAGGAGACGGATCGCATCGCTGTCATGGCCGGCGAACTGCGCAAACTCGGCGCCGATATTGAGGAGAGACCCGACGGGATGATCATCCGGGGCGGCGCTTCCCTGCGGGGGGCGGAGACGGAGAGCCACGGCGATCACCGCGTCGCCATGGCGCTGGCTGTGGCCGGACTGCTGGCGGAAGGGGAGACGGTGATCAACGACGCCGCCAGCATCGATGTGTCCTTCCCCGGTTTTGCCGAGTTGCTGGAAACGTTGCGGCGGGGCGCGTAG
- a CDS encoding lysophospholipid acyltransferase family protein: MTDEIRSAFVNPEEMERKGLASAYWLYRLLRALFRFPFKHFCHWRISGLENVPLDGPLIVVSNHVSNWDPVILACALPRQLHFMAKAELFKIPVLSYVMTVCGAYAVDRGKSGRQALKKSLDILEQDKVICIFPEGTRSKTGETGEAKAGTAMIAAKSRAYILPVGLHNSGNVFSGGWFRPFSVSIGRPFRIETAEGERLSSQRLHDLSDGMMEEIAGLVNRAKEI; this comes from the coding sequence ATGACTGACGAGATCCGCTCTGCCTTTGTAAATCCAGAAGAAATGGAACGGAAAGGGCTCGCCTCGGCCTACTGGCTCTACCGCCTGTTGCGGGCGCTTTTCCGCTTTCCTTTCAAACACTTTTGTCATTGGCGGATCAGCGGGCTGGAGAATGTCCCCCTCGATGGCCCGCTGATCGTTGTCAGCAACCATGTCTCCAACTGGGATCCCGTCATCCTGGCCTGCGCCCTTCCACGGCAACTGCATTTCATGGCAAAGGCGGAGTTGTTCAAAATCCCTGTCCTGTCCTATGTGATGACCGTCTGCGGCGCCTATGCGGTGGACAGGGGGAAGTCCGGCCGCCAGGCCTTGAAAAAATCGCTTGATATCCTCGAACAGGACAAGGTGATCTGCATCTTCCCGGAAGGAACACGGAGCAAGACCGGTGAGACGGGCGAGGCCAAGGCAGGCACCGCCATGATCGCCGCCAAGTCGAGAGCGTACATTCTTCCGGTAGGCTTGCACAACAGCGGGAACGTCTTTTCCGGGGGATGGTTTCGGCCTTTTTCCGTTTCTATCGGCCGGCCTTTCCGGATCGAAACGGCGGAAGGGGAGCGGCTGTCATCGCAACGGTTGCATGATTTGTCAGATGGGATGATGGAGGAAATCGCGGGCTTAGTGAATCGGGCGAAGGAAATTTAA
- a CDS encoding bifunctional 4-hydroxy-3-methylbut-2-enyl diphosphate reductase/30S ribosomal protein S1 yields the protein MGLQVLLADHAGFCFGVQRALDQVDKEVNQGNRVVTYGPLIHNPQVVERLARQGVGEVENLAGASPGRLVIRSHGVGPKVYEQAKQCGFDIVDATCPFVHKVQKLAKDFTDQGYQVIVAGDRNHPEVQGIVAWTGGKALVVADGQEAEALDLQGKAALIAQTTLKEATLRQIESALRSNSIELVVRNTICAATSKRQDAAGRLAAEVDVMVVVGGRNSSNTAKLAQICQGAGVPTYHVETADELDPEWFQGKEKAGVTAGASTPRWIIEEVVQRMTDVNQEQATTELNDQNQEVLEVQEPENEIEDMDKMFAESLKKMEEGQLITGIVVKVSHDEVLVDVAGKSEGVIPMRELATRIPNSASDIVKVGDEVKVVILKAESEDGTLVLSRRRAIEREKIVTLQEAKERGDIVTGEVIAVVKGGLRVDVGVVGFVPASQVERGYVENLEKYIGQTLRMRIMEIDTRRNNAVLSQKVVLEEEYKEARTKTWEEIEEGQTRRGTVRRLTDFGAFVDLGGVDGLLHVSEMSWGRIKHPSEVVKEGDVIDVYVLKVDREKEKVSLGLKQVLPNPWSTVSEKYPIDATITVTVVRLTPFGAFAELEPGVDGLIHISQLADRRVNKPEDVVSVGDQVKVKVLDIKEAERRISLSMRAVKEDEDNAGVQEYLDNQDQQ from the coding sequence ATGGGTTTGCAAGTCCTCCTGGCGGATCACGCTGGGTTTTGTTTTGGCGTCCAACGGGCGCTCGATCAAGTGGATAAGGAAGTCAACCAAGGCAATCGGGTGGTCACCTACGGGCCGCTCATCCACAACCCTCAGGTCGTCGAACGGCTGGCCCGGCAAGGCGTAGGGGAAGTGGAGAACCTTGCAGGGGCCTCTCCCGGGCGGCTCGTCATCCGCTCCCACGGCGTCGGCCCCAAGGTCTATGAACAGGCGAAGCAGTGCGGCTTTGACATCGTCGACGCCACCTGTCCCTTCGTCCACAAGGTGCAGAAGCTTGCCAAGGACTTTACCGATCAGGGTTACCAGGTGATCGTCGCCGGCGACCGGAATCATCCGGAAGTGCAGGGCATCGTCGCCTGGACCGGTGGCAAAGCCCTTGTTGTCGCCGACGGGCAGGAGGCGGAAGCCCTTGATCTTCAGGGTAAGGCGGCGCTAATCGCACAAACTACCCTAAAAGAGGCCACTTTGCGCCAAATTGAGTCGGCCTTGCGTAGCAACTCGATTGAACTGGTGGTGCGCAACACCATCTGCGCAGCGACGAGCAAGCGCCAGGACGCCGCCGGGCGGTTGGCCGCAGAGGTCGACGTCATGGTCGTCGTCGGCGGGCGCAACAGTTCAAACACAGCCAAGTTGGCGCAGATCTGCCAGGGCGCCGGCGTCCCGACCTACCATGTCGAGACGGCTGACGAGTTGGACCCTGAATGGTTTCAAGGCAAGGAAAAAGCGGGGGTAACTGCGGGGGCATCCACCCCCCGTTGGATAATCGAGGAGGTAGTACAAAGAATGACCGATGTGAACCAAGAACAGGCCACGACCGAACTGAACGATCAAAACCAAGAAGTTCTCGAAGTCCAAGAGCCGGAGAATGAAATCGAGGATATGGACAAAATGTTCGCCGAGTCCCTCAAGAAGATGGAAGAGGGTCAACTGATCACCGGCATTGTCGTCAAAGTCAGCCATGACGAGGTGCTCGTCGACGTGGCCGGCAAGTCGGAAGGCGTCATCCCCATGCGGGAACTGGCGACCCGGATTCCTAACTCGGCTAGCGATATCGTCAAAGTCGGCGACGAAGTGAAAGTGGTCATCCTCAAGGCCGAATCGGAAGACGGCACCCTGGTGCTGTCCCGCCGTCGCGCCATCGAACGGGAGAAAATCGTCACCCTGCAAGAAGCTAAGGAGCGTGGCGACATCGTCACCGGCGAAGTCATCGCCGTCGTTAAAGGCGGCCTGCGCGTCGATGTGGGCGTCGTCGGCTTCGTCCCCGCCTCTCAGGTGGAACGGGGCTATGTGGAAAACCTGGAAAAATACATCGGCCAGACCCTGCGGATGCGGATCATGGAGATCGACACCCGCCGGAACAATGCCGTGCTGTCCCAGAAAGTCGTCCTCGAAGAGGAGTACAAAGAAGCCCGCACCAAGACCTGGGAAGAGATCGAAGAAGGTCAGACCCGCCGCGGCACTGTCCGCCGCCTGACCGATTTCGGCGCTTTTGTCGACCTGGGCGGCGTTGACGGCCTGCTCCACGTCTCTGAAATGTCCTGGGGCCGCATCAAGCATCCCAGCGAAGTGGTCAAAGAAGGCGACGTCATCGACGTCTATGTCCTCAAGGTTGACCGCGAGAAGGAGAAAGTCTCCCTGGGTCTGAAGCAGGTGCTGCCCAACCCCTGGAGCACCGTCTCCGAGAAATACCCCATCGACGCCACCATCACCGTCACTGTCGTCCGGCTCACCCCCTTCGGCGCCTTTGCCGAACTGGAACCGGGCGTCGACGGCCTGATCCACATCTCCCAACTGGCCGACCGCCGCGTCAACAAGCCGGAAGACGTCGTCTCCGTTGGCGATCAGGTCAAGGTGAAGGTCCTCGACATCAAGGAAGCCGAGCGCCGCATCTCCCTGAGCATGCGCGCCGTCAAAGAAGACGAGGACAACGCCGGGGTGCAGGAATACCTGGACAACCAGGACCAGCAATAG
- the pheA gene encoding prephenate dehydratase — protein MMTERQPKGLAGAVKGPVGYLGPEGTFSEEAAQAFFLPETTLRPFSSISAVYEALSLWEIEAAILPLENSIEGTINQTLDELVENPGLFIFGELILSVHNHLLVPPDVDWTRVVEVYSHPQPLAQCRKFLDAKLPNARPIATSSTVEGAKKALELSVPEAPRAAVGSAFAARRLGLRIAQSDIQSRPNNKTRFVVVGRQLTGPTGNDKTSLVCSLPQDRPGGLYAILKEFAEREINLTRIESRPTKHELGQYLFFIDFVGHQRDRKVAEALNAIGQFTTLIRVLGSYLRG, from the coding sequence ATGATGACTGAGCGACAACCGAAAGGGCTCGCCGGCGCCGTCAAGGGGCCGGTGGGCTATCTTGGGCCTGAAGGCACCTTCAGCGAAGAAGCGGCCCAGGCCTTTTTTTTACCGGAAACAACCCTGCGACCTTTTTCCAGCATCTCGGCTGTCTATGAGGCCTTGAGCCTCTGGGAGATTGAGGCCGCCATCCTGCCCCTGGAGAACTCGATCGAGGGCACGATCAACCAGACCCTGGACGAACTGGTGGAAAACCCAGGGCTGTTCATCTTCGGCGAACTGATCCTCTCTGTCCACAACCACCTGCTTGTCCCACCGGATGTTGACTGGACCCGCGTTGTCGAGGTCTACTCACACCCGCAGCCGCTGGCTCAGTGCCGCAAGTTTCTCGATGCCAAGCTGCCGAACGCGCGGCCCATCGCCACCTCTTCGACGGTGGAAGGCGCGAAGAAAGCCCTGGAGTTGAGTGTTCCCGAGGCGCCGCGGGCTGCCGTCGGTTCGGCCTTCGCCGCCCGACGACTCGGCCTCCGGATTGCTCAGTCCGATATCCAGAGCCGGCCCAACAACAAGACCCGTTTCGTCGTCGTCGGACGGCAGTTAACAGGACCGACGGGCAACGACAAGACATCCTTGGTCTGTTCACTGCCCCAAGATCGACCCGGCGGCCTCTATGCCATTTTGAAGGAGTTTGCCGAGCGGGAGATCAACCTGACCCGCATCGAATCGCGGCCCACCAAGCACGAACTGGGCCAGTATCTCTTTTTCATTGACTTTGTCGGACACCAGCGCGATCGCAAGGTGGCCGAAGCGCTCAACGCCATCGGGCAGTTCACTACCCTGATCCGTGTGCTGGGCAGCTATCTCCGGGGGTGA
- the cmk gene encoding (d)CMP kinase — protein MTYAGIQVAIDGPAGAGKSTVARELAKRLGYLYIDTGAMYRALTWLALQKGIELSDDEALARLAEQADIALLPVPGGLTVLADGQDVTDAIRTPEVSRHVSRVSAVAGVRVPMVRLQQKMAVRGGVVMDGRDIGTHVLPQAEVKVFLTASVEERARRRFKEMTLKGMGVDFDQLRSDMERRDREDSTRETAPLVQAGDALYLDTTGLAFEDVVGRLLDMVHSRTGDGDD, from the coding sequence GTGACCTACGCCGGAATCCAAGTGGCGATTGACGGACCGGCCGGCGCCGGAAAGAGCACCGTCGCCCGGGAGTTGGCGAAACGCCTGGGCTATCTCTATATCGATACGGGCGCCATGTACCGCGCCCTGACCTGGCTGGCCCTGCAAAAGGGGATCGAGTTGTCTGACGACGAGGCCTTGGCCCGGCTGGCGGAGCAGGCCGACATCGCGCTGCTGCCTGTTCCCGGCGGTTTGACCGTCCTCGCCGACGGGCAGGATGTGACCGACGCCATCCGCACGCCTGAGGTGTCCCGTCATGTCTCCCGCGTCTCTGCTGTGGCCGGTGTCCGTGTGCCCATGGTGCGCCTGCAACAGAAGATGGCGGTGCGGGGCGGCGTCGTCATGGACGGCCGCGACATCGGCACCCATGTGCTGCCCCAGGCCGAAGTCAAGGTTTTCCTGACCGCCTCCGTGGAAGAGCGGGCGCGCCGCCGCTTCAAGGAGATGACTCTCAAAGGCATGGGTGTCGACTTCGATCAACTCCGTAGCGATATGGAACGGCGCGACCGGGAGGATTCCACCCGTGAGACGGCGCCCTTGGTGCAGGCCGGCGACGCCCTGTACCTCGATACGACCGGCCTTGCCTTTGAGGACGTGGTGGGACGCCTGTTGGATATGGTACATAGCCGGACGGGGGATGGCGATGACTGA
- a CDS encoding prephenate dehydrogenase codes for MEQAEGTVRHTVQEKIEGADVLRRVAIIGLGVIGGSLAMALTQGQLVDEVIGVDRDEETRKLALATRAAHRVEAYAAEAVAEADLVVLATPVRTYPAIIESIVHRLKPGTIVTDVGSTKQWVLEQMGRLLPPGVRFVGGHPMAGSEKQGIRGADRYLLENAVYVLTPDADTDAGALQAVENLFKAAGARVLQIGAEEHDRMVALVSHLPHMMAVALVETLSEAAKEYPKAPMLAAGGFRDTTRVAAGDPQMWVDIACTNREPLLHMIGCFRNALDRLEAQIDACGGCGSSQERSRASDNDTSVEALRETLAHAREVRLSIPRKAKGILPGIHEIVVTVPDEPGVIGTMARLLGDNGVNIADIEILRVREGHGGTIRIGFYEAPDADRAVEVLAGAGIIVKRW; via the coding sequence ATGGAACAGGCGGAAGGAACCGTTCGCCACACAGTACAGGAAAAGATAGAAGGCGCTGATGTCCTTCGCCGCGTGGCCATTATCGGTCTCGGTGTCATCGGCGGATCCCTGGCAATGGCCTTGACCCAAGGTCAGTTGGTCGATGAGGTGATCGGCGTCGACCGCGATGAGGAGACACGCAAGTTGGCCTTGGCCACTCGCGCGGCGCACCGGGTTGAGGCATACGCCGCGGAAGCGGTTGCGGAGGCGGATCTCGTCGTGCTGGCCACGCCGGTCCGCACCTATCCGGCCATCATCGAGTCTATCGTTCATCGCTTGAAGCCGGGGACCATCGTCACTGACGTGGGCTCGACAAAGCAGTGGGTGCTCGAACAGATGGGCCGGTTGCTCCCGCCCGGTGTCCGCTTCGTCGGCGGCCATCCCATGGCCGGCTCGGAAAAGCAGGGGATCCGGGGCGCTGACCGCTACCTGTTGGAAAACGCCGTCTACGTGCTGACGCCCGATGCGGATACCGACGCCGGGGCGTTGCAAGCAGTCGAAAACCTGTTCAAAGCCGCCGGCGCCCGGGTGCTGCAGATCGGCGCCGAGGAGCATGACCGCATGGTGGCCCTGGTCAGCCACCTGCCCCACATGATGGCGGTCGCTCTGGTTGAGACCTTGAGCGAAGCGGCGAAGGAGTACCCGAAAGCGCCCATGCTGGCGGCCGGTGGTTTCCGGGACACGACGCGTGTAGCAGCCGGCGACCCGCAGATGTGGGTCGACATCGCCTGCACCAACCGGGAGCCGCTGCTACATATGATCGGCTGCTTCCGCAACGCCTTGGACCGGCTGGAAGCACAGATCGACGCCTGCGGGGGCTGCGGTTCATCACAGGAACGCTCACGAGCAAGCGATAACGACACTTCCGTCGAAGCGCTCCGTGAAACGCTCGCCCATGCCCGTGAAGTCCGCCTCTCCATTCCCCGCAAGGCCAAAGGGATTCTGCCGGGCATTCATGAGATCGTCGTCACCGTGCCCGATGAGCCTGGTGTGATCGGCACGATGGCCCGCCTCCTGGGCGACAACGGCGTCAACATCGCCGACATCGAAATCCTGCGGGTCCGCGAAGGCCACGGCGGAACCATCCGCATCGGCTTTTACGAAGCGCCTGACGCCGACCGGGCCGTGGAAGTCCTCGCCGGCGCAGGCATCATCGTCAAGCGGTGGTAG
- a CDS encoding type IA DNA topoisomerase — protein MKTLIIAEKPSAAEAIAEAIAGSYQKKRGYLEGPDYYITWAVGHLVQLAEPEDYRSSLKRWRFGDLPIIPDFQLRPVKKAEGQLKTIAGLAKKSRGLINACDAAREGELIFRYIVAYLRMEGMPAWRLWTASLTGEAIRAAMADLKPLERYDNLFKSARCRSEGDWLIGINATRAFTTRFGELLSLGRVQTPVLAMICENRRRRDAFVPETYWEVWARFRGEGCDYRGVWLQEKGETRRLNEKVKAEAIAAAVDGRNGEVRQVEEKESRELPPRLYDLTTLQRECNRLFGFSASKTLKIAQELYDSKFITYPRTNSRFVDKHGLALLRRVVSSLAGHPVYGPFVAKGNPQLVHERNRNICRPEAVEDHHALLPTTLVPSGLVGDKLKVYDRIVRRVLAHYYLPARYRERVVLTGVPFESTTGKATVLPADASAKATAVPDSAHIKEAGVPGGAGVYLFRSAEKAIIDPGWKVVDGGWTPPKEQERLPERTGLAVFCAGAEVMEKQTEPPKAYTEGSLLAAMETAGKQLDDEELREIMKDAGLGTPATRAATIERLKEVGYIELQGKQIEPTPKGMALVSLVEKSEIPILLSAEMTGRWEKFLNEIARGNAQPLEFNRRVSDLAVHLVKQLEAAEKSWYDKSACARRFGICPRCGGAIVENRKAYGCANWKDENCPVTIWKTFKGKRITEKTALALLEKGRSPRLRFYTKEKKPYPAVIVFDAQTGMMNLEFSSATTKSTKSTRSTRSKKSTASVESIGAAETNGSTKTVKTPKPSKKAKAAEAAEAAEAANNAVTVEKRRRRSAKKDGASGDDLKSAL, from the coding sequence TTGAAAACCTTGATCATCGCCGAGAAGCCGAGCGCCGCTGAAGCCATCGCCGAGGCTATCGCCGGTTCCTATCAAAAAAAGCGCGGTTACCTGGAGGGCCCCGACTATTACATCACCTGGGCCGTCGGGCACCTCGTCCAACTGGCCGAACCGGAGGACTACCGCTCCAGCCTCAAGCGCTGGCGCTTCGGCGACCTGCCGATCATCCCCGATTTTCAGCTGCGGCCGGTGAAGAAGGCGGAAGGCCAGTTGAAGACCATCGCCGGACTGGCGAAAAAGAGTCGGGGCCTGATCAACGCCTGTGACGCCGCTCGGGAAGGGGAACTGATCTTCCGCTACATCGTCGCCTATCTGCGCATGGAGGGGATGCCGGCCTGGCGGCTCTGGACGGCCTCCCTTACCGGCGAGGCCATCCGGGCGGCCATGGCCGACCTGAAGCCGCTGGAACGGTATGACAACCTGTTCAAGTCGGCACGCTGCCGGAGCGAGGGCGACTGGCTGATCGGCATCAACGCCACCCGGGCTTTCACGACCCGTTTCGGTGAATTGCTCTCCCTGGGCAGGGTGCAGACGCCTGTCCTGGCCATGATCTGCGAGAACCGTCGTCGACGGGACGCCTTTGTCCCCGAGACCTACTGGGAGGTCTGGGCGCGCTTTCGCGGTGAAGGCTGCGACTACCGGGGCGTTTGGTTGCAGGAAAAGGGTGAGACGCGCCGCCTCAATGAAAAGGTCAAGGCGGAGGCGATCGCCGCCGCAGTGGACGGTCGGAACGGCGAGGTCCGCCAGGTGGAAGAGAAGGAGTCCCGCGAGCTTCCGCCCCGGCTCTATGACCTGACGACACTGCAGCGCGAGTGCAACCGCCTTTTTGGCTTTTCCGCCAGCAAGACCCTCAAGATCGCCCAGGAACTCTACGACAGCAAGTTCATTACATACCCCCGCACGAACAGCCGATTTGTCGACAAGCATGGCCTGGCCCTGCTCCGGCGCGTCGTCTCCAGCCTCGCCGGGCACCCTGTGTACGGCCCCTTCGTTGCCAAGGGCAACCCGCAACTGGTCCATGAGCGCAACCGGAACATCTGCCGGCCTGAAGCGGTCGAGGACCACCACGCACTGTTGCCCACGACTCTGGTCCCTTCCGGGCTGGTGGGGGACAAGCTGAAGGTCTATGACCGGATCGTCCGGCGTGTGCTCGCCCACTACTATCTGCCGGCTCGCTATCGCGAACGGGTTGTCCTCACCGGTGTGCCTTTCGAGAGTACTACCGGCAAAGCAACAGTTCTCCCCGCCGACGCCTCCGCCAAGGCGACCGCAGTTCCGGACAGCGCGCACATCAAGGAAGCCGGCGTTCCCGGCGGCGCAGGCGTGTATCTCTTCCGAAGCGCCGAAAAGGCGATCATCGATCCCGGTTGGAAGGTCGTTGACGGCGGCTGGACACCGCCGAAAGAACAGGAACGCTTGCCGGAGCGGACCGGTTTGGCGGTTTTTTGCGCCGGCGCCGAGGTGATGGAAAAGCAGACGGAACCGCCCAAAGCGTACACGGAAGGGAGCCTGCTCGCCGCCATGGAGACGGCGGGCAAGCAGTTGGATGATGAGGAACTGCGGGAGATCATGAAGGACGCCGGTCTGGGAACGCCGGCCACCCGTGCGGCCACCATCGAGCGGTTGAAAGAGGTCGGCTACATCGAACTGCAGGGCAAGCAGATCGAACCGACCCCGAAAGGGATGGCCCTGGTCAGCCTGGTGGAAAAGTCCGAGATTCCCATTCTGCTGTCAGCAGAGATGACAGGCCGCTGGGAGAAGTTCCTGAACGAGATCGCCCGCGGCAACGCCCAGCCCTTGGAGTTCAACCGACGCGTGTCCGACCTGGCCGTCCATCTGGTCAAGCAGTTGGAGGCCGCCGAAAAAAGCTGGTATGACAAGAGCGCCTGCGCCCGGCGTTTTGGGATATGCCCCCGCTGCGGCGGCGCTATCGTGGAAAACCGCAAGGCTTACGGCTGCGCCAATTGGAAAGACGAGAACTGCCCCGTCACGATTTGGAAGACCTTCAAGGGCAAGCGGATCACAGAAAAGACAGCCCTCGCCCTGTTGGAAAAAGGCCGTTCGCCTCGCCTGCGTTTTTACACGAAAGAAAAAAAGCCCTATCCGGCCGTCATTGTTTTTGACGCCCAGACAGGGATGATGAACCTGGAGTTTTCTTCGGCAACCACGAAGTCAACAAAGTCAACAAGGTCGACAAGGTCGAAAAAGTCAACCGCATCTGTTGAATCTATAGGGGCAGCTGAAACAAACGGATCCACAAAAACTGTAAAAACCCCAAAGCCTTCGAAAAAAGCGAAAGCAGCGGAAGCCGCGGAAGCCGCAGAAGCTGCCAATAATGCAGTCACAGTCGAGAAGCGTCGACGTCGTTCCGCGAAGAAGGACGGCGCGAGCGGAGACGACTTGAAAAGCGCCCTCTAA
- the aroF gene encoding 3-deoxy-7-phosphoheptulonate synthase has protein sequence MIIVMSEGATEQQIEAIKQRLTKEGLQLHLSQGVEKTIIGVIGDKSRISASTLEAQPGVEKVMPVLQPYKLAGRSFRHENTVIRIGDVEIGGDELQVFAGPCAVESWDQLLESAQAVKAAGAKILRGGAFKPRTSPYAFQGLEEQGLKLLAQAREETGLLICTEVMDTRSIEVIAEYSDILQVGTRNMQNFHLLRELSRVNRPILLKRGLSATIEEWLMAAEYIMAGGNYNVILCERGIRTFETQTRNTLDLSAIPIIKSLSHLPIIVDPSHGTGKRHLVRPMSMASVAAGADGIMVEVHPNPAEALCDGPQSLRPEEFVSLMDDLRRVAGVMGRTA, from the coding sequence ATGATCATTGTGATGAGCGAAGGGGCAACGGAGCAACAAATCGAAGCGATCAAGCAGCGCCTGACCAAAGAAGGGCTGCAGCTTCACCTATCTCAAGGCGTCGAAAAAACGATCATCGGCGTCATTGGCGACAAGTCCCGGATCTCCGCATCCACGTTGGAGGCGCAACCGGGAGTGGAGAAAGTTATGCCTGTGCTTCAACCGTATAAATTGGCCGGCCGTTCCTTCCGTCATGAGAACACGGTCATCCGCATCGGCGACGTAGAGATCGGCGGCGACGAGTTGCAGGTCTTTGCCGGCCCCTGCGCCGTGGAAAGCTGGGATCAACTCCTCGAATCGGCCCAGGCCGTCAAGGCGGCCGGCGCCAAGATCCTCCGGGGCGGCGCCTTCAAACCCCGCACCTCCCCTTACGCCTTCCAGGGCCTGGAGGAACAGGGACTCAAACTCCTGGCCCAGGCGCGGGAGGAGACGGGCCTGCTGATCTGCACGGAGGTCATGGATACCCGCAGCATCGAAGTGATCGCCGAATACAGCGACATCCTGCAGGTGGGGACCCGCAATATGCAGAACTTCCACCTGCTTCGCGAACTGTCCAGGGTGAACCGGCCCATCCTGCTCAAGCGCGGCCTGTCGGCCACGATCGAGGAATGGCTGATGGCGGCTGAATACATCATGGCCGGCGGCAACTACAATGTCATCCTCTGCGAACGGGGCATCCGCACCTTTGAGACACAGACGCGCAACACCCTCGACCTGAGCGCCATTCCGATCATCAAGAGCCTGAGCCACCTGCCGATCATCGTCGACCCCAGCCATGGCACCGGCAAGCGCCACCTTGTCCGGCCCATGTCGATGGCATCTGTCGCCGCCGGCGCCGACGGGATCATGGTCGAGGTCCATCCCAACCCGGCGGAAGCGCTCTGCGACGGTCCCCAATCCCTGCGGCCGGAGGAGTTTGTCAGCCTCATGGACGACTTGCGCCGCGTAGCCGGCGTGATGGGACGGACGGCCTAA